Proteins co-encoded in one Malus sylvestris chromosome 7, drMalSylv7.2, whole genome shotgun sequence genomic window:
- the LOC126630108 gene encoding uncharacterized protein LOC126630108, whose amino-acid sequence MGDNDHSHPFFLHHSDHPNLVLVSKKLNGDNYTTWARGIHISLSVKNKLGFITGDIEEPSSSEDPDTHAAWRCCNDMILSWLLHSLKPELVESVLFSTTAQAVWDDLCERFSQSNIPRIFQLNRELATISQGTSFVSAYFTRLKGLWDELASYNEHCTCSYGAKNDRQ is encoded by the coding sequence ATGGGAGACAATGATCACAGTCACCCTTTTTTTCTCCACCATTCTGATCACCCTAATCTTGTCCTTGTCTCTAAAAAGTTAAATGGAGACAATTATACCACCTGGGCACGTGGAATACATATTTCTTTAAGCGTCAAGAACAAACTTGGCTTTATTACTGGTGACATTGAAGAACCATCCTCCTCCGAGGATCCTGATACGCACGCAGCTTGGCGCTGCTGCAACGATATGATTCTTTCTTGGCTTCTTCACTCTTTGAAGCCTGAGCTTGTCGAGTCCGTTCTCTTCTCCACCACTGCCCAAGCTGTCTGGGATGACCTTTGCGAACGGTTCTCTCAAAGCAACATTCCCCGCATATTCCAACTCAACCGTGAACTCGCCACCATCTCCCAAGGTACTTCATTTGTCTCCGCCTATTTCACTCGTCTCAAAGGTCTTTGGGATGAACTTGCCTCGTACAATGAACATTGCACCTGTTCTTATGGCGCTAAGAATGACCGGCAATAG